A single window of Streptomyces globosus DNA harbors:
- a CDS encoding XRE family transcriptional regulator, which yields MATGRRGRPEQPLDTSVPALAELARELRGLRAAAGLTLARLSTDVNWSKGALSAAASGRSLPRWELVRAWVQACDPEANLDLWQARYARARAEHQWARVVPPQQGPAAEPPPGPRDLAPPAAPRAGLRSDPRTGPLAAAGVPGPTPTPIPARAGSAGPADPADPANPAAVPSDREAAAGPDGPGPGSLERDAWRTLAPDRRPWGVSAHPAPIPLRYTTVSPDFTDAGPDAPNLDGRYDDIADVHALARGRRLLVLGDRGSGKTQLARHLGTRLLTSAGAGAVPVLVSLRGWRPQPGPVDDLLAWIAGALTCCTAEDVRTLLGRHLLLPILDDFDSLTLRQRACALHLFNRLPEQAPFVLVSGWAEFTDTVERTDTVIAGSAGVRLRPLGVDDLDGWIQRSSRSRTKQREWAPVLETLATRPDLPAAAVLADPTLAGAARLLYTDGRADPAELVAEDATEESLQLRLVRHLFGAYLPYRQHRGPFREQRRHTALRLLAFREKEEGGPVGDLRVLYCGRRPSRWLAGAYAALMCGLVWLMLSLDDSVSRADDSYYGSAYGTSDSDQGPAWFLLGVLAGFAWYAYQRHRLDPRAPRGDPVGRVWQGLLKGVPSGLVLLFAVAVSDSVVDVLFLTGAALVLGFTAWSAGRTVRPAETLWIVGEIMALMMCLLLLVAASAAFVLLLPLLAGSTVTGHWIRAVVSSRFALWGLPPDAVYRLLDEAAAQEVLRAGPDGWSFTHPAMARWYRHAPSLPEFDGP from the coding sequence ATGGCGACGGGACGGCGCGGGCGGCCCGAGCAGCCGCTCGACACAAGCGTCCCGGCCCTGGCGGAGCTCGCGCGGGAACTGCGCGGGCTCCGTGCCGCGGCCGGGCTGACCCTGGCCCGCCTCTCCACGGACGTCAACTGGAGCAAGGGGGCGCTGAGCGCCGCCGCGTCGGGGCGGAGCCTGCCGCGCTGGGAGCTCGTACGGGCGTGGGTGCAGGCGTGCGACCCGGAGGCCAACCTCGACCTGTGGCAGGCCCGTTACGCGCGGGCCCGGGCGGAGCACCAGTGGGCCCGGGTCGTCCCGCCGCAGCAGGGCCCGGCCGCCGAGCCGCCGCCCGGCCCGAGGGACCTCGCCCCTCCCGCAGCCCCCCGCGCAGGCCTCCGCTCCGACCCGCGTACGGGCCCCCTCGCCGCCGCCGGCGTGCCGGGGCCGACCCCGACTCCGATCCCCGCCCGGGCGGGGTCGGCGGGGCCCGCGGACCCCGCCGACCCTGCGAACCCCGCCGCCGTCCCGTCCGACCGGGAGGCGGCCGCCGGCCCGGACGGCCCGGGCCCCGGCTCCCTGGAACGGGACGCCTGGCGGACCCTCGCCCCCGACCGGCGGCCCTGGGGCGTGTCCGCCCACCCGGCGCCGATCCCCCTGCGCTACACCACCGTCAGCCCGGACTTCACCGACGCCGGCCCCGACGCCCCCAACCTCGACGGGCGCTACGACGACATCGCCGACGTCCACGCCCTCGCCCGGGGGCGGCGCCTGCTCGTCCTGGGCGACCGCGGCTCCGGCAAGACCCAGCTCGCCCGGCACCTCGGCACCCGGCTGCTGACCTCGGCGGGCGCGGGGGCGGTGCCCGTGCTGGTGTCGCTGCGCGGCTGGCGCCCCCAGCCCGGCCCGGTCGACGACCTGCTGGCCTGGATCGCGGGCGCGCTCACCTGCTGCACTGCCGAGGACGTCCGCACCCTGCTCGGCAGACACCTCCTGCTGCCCATCCTCGACGACTTCGACAGTCTCACCCTGCGCCAGCGGGCCTGCGCGCTGCACCTGTTCAACCGGCTGCCCGAGCAGGCCCCGTTCGTCCTGGTCAGCGGCTGGGCGGAGTTCACCGACACGGTGGAGCGGACCGACACCGTCATCGCCGGGAGCGCCGGGGTCCGGCTGCGCCCCCTCGGCGTCGACGACCTCGACGGGTGGATCCAGCGCAGCTCCCGTTCCCGTACCAAGCAGCGGGAGTGGGCGCCGGTGCTGGAGACGCTCGCGACCCGGCCCGACCTGCCGGCCGCCGCGGTCCTCGCCGATCCGACCCTGGCCGGCGCCGCCCGGCTGCTGTACACGGACGGGCGCGCGGACCCCGCGGAGCTGGTCGCCGAGGACGCGACGGAGGAGTCGCTGCAACTCCGGCTGGTGCGGCACCTGTTCGGGGCGTACCTGCCGTACCGCCAGCACCGGGGGCCGTTCCGCGAGCAGCGCCGCCACACGGCCCTGCGGCTGCTGGCCTTCCGGGAGAAGGAGGAGGGCGGGCCGGTCGGCGACCTGCGCGTGCTCTACTGCGGGCGGCGGCCGTCCCGGTGGCTGGCCGGCGCGTATGCGGCGCTGATGTGCGGGCTGGTGTGGTTGATGCTGAGCCTGGACGACTCCGTGAGCCGGGCCGACGACTCGTACTACGGGTCTGCGTACGGCACGTCCGACTCGGACCAGGGGCCGGCGTGGTTCCTGCTGGGCGTGCTTGCCGGGTTCGCCTGGTACGCGTACCAGCGGCACAGGCTGGATCCGCGGGCGCCGCGCGGCGATCCGGTCGGGCGGGTCTGGCAGGGGTTGCTGAAGGGCGTTCCGAGCGGGCTGGTGCTGCTGTTCGCGGTGGCGGTGTCGGATTCGGTCGTGGACGTCCTGTTCCTGACGGGGGCCGCGCTGGTGCTGGGTTTCACCGCGTGGTCCGCCGGGCGGACGGTGCGCCCCGCGGAGACGCTGTGGATCGTCGGGGAGATCATGGCGCTGATGATGTGCCTGCTGCTCCTGGTAGCCGCCTCGGCCGCCTTCGTGCTGCTGTTGCCGCTCCTGGCGGGCAGCACCGTGACCGGGCACTGGATCCGGGCGGTCGTCTCGTCCCGGTTCGCCCTGTGGGGGCTGCCCCCGGACGCGGTGTACCGGCTGCTCGACGAGGCCGCCGCGCAGGAGGTGCTGCGGGCCGGGCCGGACGGGTGGTCGTTCACGCATCCGGCCATGGCCCGGTGGTACCGCCATGCGCCGTCCCTGCCGGAGTTCGACGGCCCGTGA
- a CDS encoding CPBP family intramembrane glutamic endopeptidase: MQPEPPRRVAAPAGTQYHEQARNGRQRAWHRLGEFAVVAGLFLVAMVLLVGIGMAVGQALGFGPAPEDGGDRLLADPLADQALALTGLALGIPAVLLGVLWCGRRPPGTVVSVAGRMRWRWLGLCAAVAFAVMAVQMGVLVLWEWLAAGDEVFEGDVPGMTRLLVGLVLFAALVPFQAAAEEFIFRGWLVQFFGGFLRSPWPGVCVASVLFALAHGFGGWSGFFLLLYSALWWGWLVLRTGGLEAVIAMHTANNVLSFGLALALGQLADAGTAADAPWQALVVELVSAPVFCLVIDRMARARGIASRRPADPAGAPPEAPAAPGLPGLPGAGSGTGTGTGLPA, encoded by the coding sequence GTGCAGCCGGAGCCGCCGCGGCGGGTCGCCGCGCCGGCCGGGACGCAGTACCACGAGCAGGCCCGAAACGGGCGTCAGCGCGCCTGGCACCGCCTCGGCGAGTTCGCCGTCGTGGCCGGGCTGTTCCTGGTGGCGATGGTGCTGCTGGTCGGGATCGGCATGGCGGTCGGCCAGGCGCTGGGGTTCGGCCCCGCCCCCGAGGACGGAGGCGACCGGCTGCTGGCCGACCCGCTCGCCGACCAGGCGCTCGCGCTGACCGGCCTGGCGCTCGGCATCCCGGCGGTGCTGCTGGGCGTGCTGTGGTGCGGGAGGCGGCCGCCGGGGACGGTCGTGTCGGTGGCCGGGCGGATGCGGTGGCGCTGGCTCGGGCTGTGCGCGGCCGTGGCGTTCGCGGTCATGGCCGTGCAGATGGGCGTCCTCGTGCTGTGGGAGTGGCTCGCGGCCGGGGACGAGGTCTTCGAGGGCGACGTCCCCGGGATGACGCGGCTGCTGGTGGGGCTGGTGTTGTTCGCGGCGCTGGTGCCTTTCCAGGCTGCGGCCGAGGAGTTCATCTTCCGCGGCTGGCTCGTCCAGTTCTTCGGCGGCTTCCTGCGCTCCCCCTGGCCCGGGGTGTGCGTGGCGTCCGTGCTGTTCGCGCTGGCGCACGGGTTCGGCGGGTGGAGCGGCTTCTTCCTGCTGCTGTACTCGGCGCTGTGGTGGGGGTGGCTCGTCCTGCGGACCGGCGGGCTGGAGGCCGTGATCGCCATGCACACGGCGAACAACGTCCTGTCGTTCGGGCTGGCGCTCGCCCTGGGGCAGTTGGCGGACGCCGGGACGGCCGCGGACGCGCCGTGGCAGGCGCTGGTCGTGGAGCTGGTGAGCGCGCCGGTGTTCTGCCTGGTCATCGACCGGATGGCGCGGGCCCGCGGCATCGCCTCGCGTCGGCCCGCGGATCCGGCCGGGGCACCGCCGGAGGCACCGGCCGCGCCGGGCCTGCCGGGCCTGCCGGGCGCCGGCAGCGGCACTGGCACTGGCACCGGCCTTCCCGCCTGA
- a CDS encoding helix-turn-helix domain-containing protein, whose amino-acid sequence MARPENEIPSDAPMEVAELARQLRALRRRSNLTYKQLSSVSHYSAAALSTAASGNRVPKWELVEAFVRGCGFGGDLRTWRTLHRNAAARFAGEEARKHASRSAAAADAAATADGEAPQTPADDRDKPEGRPRTRRGRPAPPALDPSAPIPPPPDGLLALVQQFTETHQPDEHQRATGTAPDRVHTALALCTTPKDVLQVMRELVADRGLTIADLEQRSRREYPISGATFSHVLNGEDLPTTEWLHIFLTTACGLEQERTLIWHHTVTRIKIATLRHGRLPQEPLPESPAVVAERSLAIVRTLLFALAVLLAVAGGLAVYVLLRSALPAFVTGLTTFAASCAVAAYMAGAEPLLGARSLWR is encoded by the coding sequence ATGGCGCGTCCTGAGAACGAAATCCCGTCGGACGCGCCGATGGAGGTGGCGGAACTCGCCCGCCAGCTGCGCGCGCTGCGCCGCCGCAGCAACCTCACCTACAAGCAGCTGTCGTCCGTCTCGCACTACTCCGCCGCGGCCCTGTCCACGGCCGCCTCCGGCAACCGCGTGCCGAAGTGGGAACTCGTCGAGGCCTTCGTCCGCGGCTGCGGCTTCGGCGGCGACCTGCGCACCTGGCGGACCCTCCACCGCAACGCCGCCGCCCGGTTCGCCGGTGAGGAGGCCCGCAAGCACGCCTCCCGCAGCGCGGCCGCCGCCGACGCCGCGGCCACCGCCGACGGCGAGGCCCCGCAGACCCCGGCCGACGACCGGGACAAGCCCGAAGGGCGCCCCCGCACGCGCCGCGGCCGGCCCGCACCGCCCGCCCTGGACCCCAGCGCCCCCATACCCCCGCCCCCCGACGGACTCCTCGCCCTCGTCCAGCAGTTCACGGAAACCCACCAGCCCGACGAGCACCAGCGGGCCACCGGCACTGCCCCGGACCGCGTGCACACCGCCCTCGCCCTGTGTACCACCCCCAAGGACGTCCTGCAGGTGATGCGCGAGCTCGTCGCCGACCGCGGGCTGACCATCGCCGACCTGGAACAGCGCAGCCGCCGCGAGTACCCCATCTCCGGCGCCACCTTCTCCCACGTCCTGAACGGGGAGGACCTGCCCACCACCGAATGGCTCCACATCTTCCTGACGACGGCCTGCGGCCTGGAACAGGAGCGCACCTTGATCTGGCACCACACCGTCACCCGCATCAAGATCGCGACCCTGCGGCACGGCAGGCTCCCGCAGGAACCCCTCCCCGAGTCACCGGCCGTCGTCGCCGAACGGAGCCTCGCCATCGTCCGGACGCTGCTGTTCGCCCTGGCCGTCCTCCTCGCCGTCGCCGGCGGACTCGCGGTGTACGTCCTCCTGCGCTCCGCGCTCCCCGCCTTCGTGACCGGCCTCACCACCTTCGCCGCCTCGTGCGCCGTGGCGGCCTACATGGCGGGCGCCGAACCCCTGCTGGGCGCCCGCTCGCTCTGGAGGTGA
- a CDS encoding helix-turn-helix domain-containing protein, producing MPRQPNPIREDASSELRELASAMRGLKEEHGLSFQTLAQRVHYSTASLSNAVSGKRLPTWEVTWAFIRGCDDSADEAVWRARWAAAEEGELRRLPAEDGTAAEAAVRRQAAGGPRPRRSVAELVREEVARQQQSTSWRPSEADAVSTALALCTTADDFRVLLRDLMASKGLDPDEVRANARAQGLGLTRTSVFGILDGEDVPDAEPLHAFLLGCGVGPTGVGAWHSTATRIKISQARVGESADDGPGHARRVVTSWRRFRGQLNLDTTIGMLCTVALTLLQLIAVAKHGI from the coding sequence ATGCCCCGCCAGCCGAACCCCATCCGGGAGGACGCCTCCTCGGAGCTGCGCGAACTGGCGAGTGCCATGCGCGGCCTCAAGGAGGAGCACGGCCTCAGCTTCCAGACCCTCGCCCAGCGGGTCCACTACTCGACGGCGTCGCTGTCGAACGCCGTGTCCGGCAAGCGGCTCCCCACCTGGGAGGTCACCTGGGCGTTCATCCGCGGCTGCGACGACTCCGCGGACGAGGCCGTCTGGCGGGCCCGGTGGGCCGCCGCCGAGGAGGGCGAGCTGCGCCGCCTGCCCGCCGAGGACGGCACGGCCGCGGAGGCCGCGGTCCGCCGCCAGGCGGCCGGCGGGCCACGGCCGCGCCGGTCCGTGGCCGAACTGGTCCGCGAGGAGGTCGCCCGCCAGCAGCAGTCCACCTCCTGGCGGCCGTCCGAGGCCGACGCGGTCTCCACGGCGCTCGCGCTGTGCACGACCGCGGACGACTTCCGGGTCCTGCTGCGCGACCTGATGGCCTCCAAGGGGCTCGACCCCGACGAGGTCCGGGCCAACGCCCGCGCCCAGGGCCTGGGCCTCACCCGCACCAGCGTCTTCGGCATCCTCGACGGCGAGGACGTCCCCGACGCCGAGCCGCTCCACGCGTTCCTGCTGGGCTGCGGGGTCGGACCGACGGGGGTGGGGGCCTGGCACTCCACCGCCACCCGCATCAAGATCTCCCAGGCCCGGGTCGGGGAGTCCGCCGACGACGGCCCGGGGCACGCCCGGCGGGTGGTGACCTCGTGGCGCCGCTTCCGCGGCCAGCTCAACCTGGACACCACGATCGGCATGCTCTGCACGGTCGCCCTGACCCTGCTCCAGCTGATCGCGGTGGCCAAGCACGGCATCTGA
- a CDS encoding fibronectin type III domain-containing protein, translating into MSRKRIALACAAVVVGAASVAVPVAANAGEDGGLGATCRITEQSTAWWASAEISVANKGDRPVRDWTARFELSQGQATIDNPWAYELRQDGKRVTVKPIADRADVAAGATRAVKVGINPAGKAIPKISGCKATGPDSGSGNGTGTDARVPADSGSFVKDHAAVHLMWKPPAGAADTDRYEVFQNGKRLKTVTGTMTDIEKLAPGTRYTFKVRTLRADGSTSGFSKDIVLTTHAAPGQDAAKPVIPADLEATASGPYQATLRWHPATDDVAVTGYRIYRNGTRVQEADAKADTATVSGLTPSTAYRFKVTAVDASGKESEPTREAGVTTAPAPGGGTGGGTGTGAPGDFTATTSTKQDGPVTQHYLNLAWSVPRNLGQITTYQVYLNGKPAQTFMWGTATPVLPVPTTKGTREVLVGSHPGTTYTVKIRARLGDGTWGAFSRELTVKTGG; encoded by the coding sequence ATGTCCCGTAAGCGAATTGCCCTGGCCTGCGCGGCCGTGGTCGTCGGAGCGGCCTCCGTCGCCGTCCCCGTCGCAGCGAACGCCGGAGAGGACGGCGGGCTCGGCGCCACCTGCCGCATCACGGAGCAGTCCACCGCGTGGTGGGCGTCCGCCGAAATCTCCGTCGCCAACAAGGGGGACCGGCCCGTACGGGACTGGACCGCCCGGTTCGAGCTGTCGCAGGGCCAGGCCACCATCGACAACCCGTGGGCGTACGAACTCCGCCAGGACGGCAAGCGCGTCACCGTCAAGCCCATAGCCGACCGGGCCGACGTCGCCGCCGGCGCGACCCGGGCCGTCAAGGTCGGGATCAACCCCGCCGGCAAGGCCATCCCCAAGATCAGCGGCTGCAAGGCGACCGGCCCCGACAGCGGCAGCGGCAACGGGACCGGCACCGACGCCAGGGTCCCCGCCGACAGCGGCTCCTTCGTCAAGGACCACGCCGCCGTCCACCTGATGTGGAAGCCGCCGGCCGGCGCCGCAGACACCGACCGCTACGAGGTCTTCCAGAACGGCAAGCGGCTCAAGACGGTGACGGGCACGATGACCGACATCGAGAAGCTCGCGCCCGGCACCCGCTACACCTTCAAGGTCCGCACCCTCCGCGCCGACGGCAGCACCTCCGGCTTCAGCAAGGACATCGTCCTCACCACCCACGCCGCACCCGGCCAGGACGCCGCGAAACCGGTCATCCCCGCCGACCTCGAAGCCACCGCCTCCGGCCCCTACCAGGCCACCCTGCGCTGGCACCCGGCCACCGACGACGTCGCCGTCACCGGCTACCGCATCTACCGCAACGGCACGCGCGTCCAGGAAGCCGACGCCAAGGCCGACACCGCCACCGTCTCCGGCCTCACCCCGAGCACCGCCTACCGCTTCAAGGTCACCGCGGTCGACGCCTCCGGCAAGGAGTCCGAGCCGACCCGCGAGGCCGGCGTGACCACGGCACCGGCACCCGGCGGCGGCACGGGCGGCGGCACGGGCACGGGAGCACCCGGCGACTTCACCGCCACCACCTCCACCAAGCAGGACGGCCCCGTCACCCAGCACTACCTCAACCTCGCCTGGTCCGTCCCCCGGAACCTCGGCCAGATCACGACCTACCAGGTCTACCTGAACGGCAAGCCGGCCCAGACCTTCATGTGGGGCACCGCCACCCCCGTACTGCCCGTGCCGACCACGAAGGGCACCCGCGAGGTCCTCGTCGGCTCCCACCCCGGCACCACGTACACGGTGAAGATCCGGGCGCGGCTCGGCGACGGCACCTGGGGCGCCTTCTCCCGCGAACTGACCGTCAAGACCGGCGGCTGA
- a CDS encoding lytic polysaccharide monooxygenase auxiliary activity family 9 protein, whose protein sequence is MSTAPHPTTSPTPTAAARAPRRRTAALRLTALAVLPLAVTTLGTGPAAAHGATSDPVSRSVACTKNRTATEACRLALAASPAIPGDWKSIVQGRAIDHSTPTSSPQHRARIPDGKLCSAGNAQFSGLDLPRDDFPSTTLPGGAEYDLRYDISALHNPYRMEMYVTKDGYDPKKPLKWSDLEDTPFLSADNTAATAAPSGYLGSKAFTFKAVLPQKKGKHLIYTIWHGLKKPDGSFQSEEAFYSCSDVTFR, encoded by the coding sequence ATGAGCACCGCCCCGCACCCGACGACCTCCCCCACCCCCACCGCAGCCGCCCGGGCGCCCCGCCGCCGGACCGCGGCCCTGCGCCTCACCGCCCTCGCCGTCCTCCCCCTGGCCGTCACCACCCTCGGCACCGGCCCCGCCGCGGCGCACGGCGCGACCTCCGACCCCGTCAGCCGCAGTGTGGCCTGCACGAAGAACCGCACCGCGACCGAAGCCTGCCGCCTCGCCCTCGCCGCGAGCCCCGCCATCCCCGGCGACTGGAAGTCGATCGTCCAGGGCCGCGCCATCGACCACAGCACCCCCACCTCCTCGCCGCAGCACCGCGCCCGCATCCCCGACGGCAAGCTGTGCAGCGCCGGCAACGCCCAGTTCTCCGGCCTGGACCTGCCCCGCGACGACTTCCCCTCCACGACCCTGCCCGGCGGCGCGGAGTACGACCTGCGCTACGACATCAGCGCCCTGCACAACCCGTACCGCATGGAGATGTACGTCACGAAGGACGGCTACGACCCGAAGAAGCCGCTGAAGTGGTCCGACCTGGAGGACACCCCGTTCCTCAGCGCGGACAACACGGCGGCGACGGCGGCCCCGTCCGGCTACCTCGGCTCCAAGGCGTTCACGTTCAAGGCGGTGCTCCCCCAGAAGAAGGGCAAGCACCTGATCTACACGATCTGGCACGGCCTGAAGAAGCCCGACGGCTCCTTCCAGAGCGAGGAGGCCTTCTACTCCTGCTCGGACGTCACCTTCAGGTAG
- a CDS encoding DUF6228 family protein, with amino-acid sequence MNHLDDQPHVTLLCRDDTSVGVRFGDRSAPDGYCVQYAVDLWAPGMTARLDGAVAWVRGSDLAPFLAGLAEDFRGWDGERTWQTHDGDLTVTAVHRSGGHTGLTWTLRPWRLSAGGWSASATTWLEAGEDMRSFAADIGHFLAWEPAHP; translated from the coding sequence GTGAACCACCTGGACGACCAGCCGCACGTGACCCTGCTGTGCCGGGACGACACCTCCGTCGGAGTCCGTTTCGGTGACCGGTCCGCACCCGACGGATACTGCGTGCAGTACGCGGTGGACCTGTGGGCCCCGGGCATGACCGCCCGGCTCGACGGCGCCGTGGCCTGGGTCCGCGGCAGCGACCTCGCCCCCTTTCTGGCCGGGCTGGCCGAGGACTTCCGCGGTTGGGACGGCGAGCGGACCTGGCAGACCCACGACGGCGACCTGACCGTGACAGCTGTCCACCGCTCCGGCGGGCACACCGGCCTGACCTGGACGCTGCGCCCCTGGCGGCTGTCGGCGGGCGGCTGGAGCGCCTCGGCGACCACGTGGCTGGAAGCCGGAGAGGACATGCGCTCCTTCGCCGCCGATATCGGCCACTTCCTCGCCTGGGAACCCGCACACCCGTAG
- a CDS encoding helix-turn-helix transcriptional regulator, with the protein MEPLVFHSSDLDETEAFLSGTYTAVRIAPADGDGPTSTRLMRRTTPGFSVNEFEIGFALRYAAQPLGRVCVATVRSGTVSVDADGTGPAATFGPGDTFLHAVPDRPYRGSLDSVCQTAVLFDPDLLPRVAARGARDRGPVRLTGRRPLSAQAGRQLAGTLAHLAHLAALPRQLRTELMLGSAAQLLAATALATLPSTLGPEGHGPGGSPGPAPVDGRDSGTGTLRRAIAFIEDNADRDISLADISAAARVTPRALQYAFSRHAGTTPLAYLRAVRLAAAHADLAAADPSTGATVSAVAARWGFAHTGRFAAAYRRRYGSSPSATLLS; encoded by the coding sequence ATGGAGCCACTGGTGTTCCACAGCAGCGACCTGGACGAGACCGAGGCCTTCCTCTCCGGCACCTACACGGCTGTACGGATCGCCCCCGCGGACGGCGACGGCCCGACCAGCACCCGGCTGATGCGCCGGACCACGCCCGGGTTCAGCGTGAACGAGTTCGAGATCGGCTTCGCCCTGCGGTACGCGGCGCAGCCCCTCGGCCGGGTCTGCGTGGCGACGGTCCGCTCCGGCACCGTGTCCGTGGACGCGGACGGCACCGGCCCCGCCGCCACCTTCGGGCCCGGCGACACCTTCCTCCACGCCGTCCCGGACCGCCCCTACCGCGGCTCCCTGGACTCCGTATGCCAGACCGCGGTGCTCTTCGACCCCGACCTCCTCCCGCGGGTCGCCGCCCGCGGTGCCCGGGACCGCGGGCCCGTCCGCCTGACCGGCCGCCGTCCGCTGAGCGCGCAGGCCGGCCGGCAGCTCGCCGGCACGCTCGCCCACCTCGCCCACCTCGCCGCGCTGCCCCGGCAGCTGCGGACCGAACTGATGCTGGGCAGCGCCGCGCAACTCCTCGCCGCCACCGCTTTGGCCACGCTGCCCAGCACCCTCGGCCCCGAGGGCCACGGGCCGGGCGGCAGCCCGGGCCCGGCGCCCGTCGACGGCCGGGACTCCGGGACGGGAACTCTCCGCCGCGCCATCGCGTTCATCGAGGACAACGCCGACCGCGACATCTCCCTCGCCGACATCTCCGCCGCCGCCCGCGTCACCCCGCGGGCCCTGCAATACGCCTTCTCCCGGCACGCAGGTACGACCCCGCTGGCGTACTTGCGTGCCGTGCGCCTGGCAGCCGCGCACGCCGACCTGGCAGCAGCCGACCCCTCGACGGGAGCCACCGTCTCGGCGGTCGCCGCGCGCTGGGGCTTCGCCCACACCGGCCGCTTCGCGGCCGCGTACCGCCGCCGCTACGGAAGCAGCCCGTCCGCCACCCTCCTCAGCTGA
- the cas2e gene encoding type I-E CRISPR-associated endoribonuclease Cas2e, whose protein sequence is MTVIILIAAPEGLRGHLTRWMVEASAGVFVGNPSRRIRDRLWELLATRIGDGQAILIEPAANEQGWAVRTAGRERWQPVDFDGLILSARPKTQPNENSHRPR, encoded by the coding sequence ATGACCGTCATCATCCTCATCGCCGCACCCGAAGGCCTCCGAGGACACCTCACCCGCTGGATGGTGGAAGCGAGCGCCGGCGTCTTCGTCGGCAACCCCAGCCGCCGCATCCGCGACCGCCTCTGGGAACTCCTCGCCACCAGAATCGGCGACGGCCAGGCCATCCTCATCGAACCCGCGGCCAACGAACAAGGCTGGGCCGTTCGCACTGCAGGACGCGAACGCTGGCAGCCGGTCGACTTCGACGGCCTCATCCTCTCCGCCAGACCCAAAACCCAACCAAATGAAAACAGCCACCGACCCCGATAG
- the cas1e gene encoding type I-E CRISPR-associated endonuclease Cas1e gives MPDIWWKADPRDLHRLVDRVSSVYVERSHLDRDENAIVIINKRQSVRVPASMVAVMLLGPGTRVTHGAIRLLADSGTTVCWVGEQGVRMYAAGLGPSRGAGLLHQQAWLVTRPKERLAVARSMYAMRFPGEDVSGLTMQQLRGREGTRVRKIYRAHAARTGVPWNGRDYKPGDAFAAGDDLNRLLSAANAALYGICHAVIIGLGASPGLGFVHTGKATSFVLDIADLYKAEYTIPLAAQGLTEERDARLGLRDLIARHKLLGRIVTDVKALLTPEGTDSEDHEANLLWDEHLGTVPGGTNYAAHADLSPHGMTDNHIAVIGPDPDEPDPTP, from the coding sequence GTGCCCGACATCTGGTGGAAGGCAGACCCCCGCGACCTCCACCGCCTCGTCGACCGCGTATCCAGCGTCTACGTCGAACGAAGCCACCTCGACCGCGACGAGAACGCCATCGTCATCATCAACAAACGCCAAAGCGTCCGTGTCCCCGCCTCCATGGTCGCCGTCATGCTCCTGGGCCCCGGCACACGCGTCACCCACGGCGCCATCCGCCTGCTCGCCGACTCCGGCACCACCGTGTGCTGGGTCGGCGAGCAGGGCGTCCGCATGTACGCGGCCGGCCTCGGCCCCAGCCGCGGTGCCGGCCTCCTCCACCAGCAAGCCTGGCTCGTCACCCGCCCCAAGGAACGCCTCGCCGTCGCCCGCTCCATGTATGCCATGCGCTTCCCCGGCGAAGACGTCTCCGGCCTCACCATGCAACAACTCCGCGGCCGCGAAGGCACCCGCGTCCGCAAGATCTACCGCGCCCACGCAGCCCGCACCGGAGTCCCCTGGAACGGCCGCGACTACAAACCCGGCGATGCCTTCGCAGCAGGCGACGACCTCAACCGCCTCCTGTCCGCAGCCAACGCAGCCCTGTACGGCATCTGCCACGCGGTCATCATCGGCCTCGGCGCCAGCCCGGGCCTCGGCTTCGTCCACACCGGCAAAGCCACCTCCTTCGTCCTCGACATCGCCGACCTCTACAAAGCCGAATACACCATCCCCCTCGCAGCCCAAGGCCTCACCGAAGAACGCGACGCCCGCCTCGGCCTGCGCGACCTCATCGCCCGCCACAAACTCCTCGGCCGCATCGTCACCGACGTAAAAGCCCTCCTCACCCCCGAAGGCACCGACTCCGAGGACCACGAAGCAAACCTCCTGTGGGACGAACACCTCGGCACCGTCCCCGGCGGCACCAACTACGCCGCCCACGCCGACCTCTCGCCACACGGCATGACCGACAACCACATCGCGGTCATCGGCCCCGACCCCGACGAGCCCGATCCCACACCATGA